One Halioglobus japonicus DNA segment encodes these proteins:
- a CDS encoding patatin-like phospholipase family protein, whose translation MKSLIRIAALILCASTASTAIASQDDATTTNALVLAGGGARGIAHAGVIAALEEMQIPVNAIAGTSMGALVGGLYAIGMTPEELKLVVDNMAWGEAFQDSVDRNNLPQRRKSDDYDYPTSLSVAFKDGQFSIPLGIVQGQQVRQIIKDLVIRAEHIRDFDELAIPYRAVATDIESGDAYIFSKGNMVTAMRASMSLPALLAPVEHDGRLLVDGGLAMNIPVEVGRQIGGERLIVVDIGTPLRTREEITSILGVTDQMLNFLTRKNSLEQLSTLGDNDILIKPDLTGIGMLDFEETEVIFQRGYDAAMAMRNQLLPLAVSDAAWADYLAHRTIPSATEPMVARIDIENNSNVSDDLIRARLHQQTDAALDRDQLGEDIEEIYALGHWEIIDYEVMREPEGDVLAIDARAKSWGDDQLKLGMNLASDLEGGSEINLGTSYRWTGLTDLGGELYARGQVGDTILFGAQFYQPLDVMSRFFVVPEINYRDHDATTLGPEYDPNEVVGTWRVRRLSAQLDTGVNLFDSIQGRLGVFRNRGDNASDKEVSGQLPEGSFDEGGVIASIRYDNMDNVFFPTQGQFLYADYQAYSKDLGSDANYERWEALGQAAFTHRRHTMILTGKTGQSLDAPNQPNNYFQLGGLFNLSGLTQNYFSGRQMAFAMAQYQYRLSERSVLPFDMPAYVGASIEGGQLWSERSEVSSGDFQNAGSVYVALDSPIGPIYLAYGRTEDSLDALYVSLGWPFLTNMHRLGR comes from the coding sequence ATGAAATCCTTGATCAGGATAGCCGCGCTGATACTCTGTGCCAGCACTGCCAGCACCGCCATCGCTAGCCAGGATGATGCAACCACCACCAATGCACTGGTATTGGCCGGCGGCGGCGCACGGGGCATTGCCCATGCCGGTGTTATTGCCGCTCTCGAGGAGATGCAGATACCGGTGAACGCCATCGCGGGCACCAGCATGGGCGCATTGGTGGGCGGGCTATACGCCATTGGCATGACGCCGGAAGAGCTCAAGCTGGTGGTCGACAACATGGCCTGGGGCGAGGCCTTCCAGGATTCGGTCGATCGCAATAACCTGCCGCAGCGCCGTAAGAGCGACGACTACGACTACCCTACTTCCCTCTCGGTAGCGTTTAAAGACGGCCAGTTTTCCATCCCCCTGGGCATTGTGCAGGGCCAACAGGTCCGGCAAATCATCAAGGATCTGGTGATCCGGGCAGAACATATTCGCGATTTCGACGAACTCGCTATTCCCTACCGCGCGGTGGCTACCGACATCGAGAGCGGTGACGCCTACATCTTCTCCAAAGGCAATATGGTCACCGCCATGCGTGCCAGTATGTCCTTGCCGGCACTGCTGGCGCCGGTCGAACACGATGGGCGACTGCTGGTGGACGGTGGCCTCGCTATGAATATCCCGGTGGAAGTAGGCCGCCAGATAGGCGGCGAACGGCTTATCGTGGTCGACATTGGCACGCCGCTACGCACCCGCGAAGAGATTACCAGCATACTCGGCGTGACCGACCAGATGCTGAATTTCCTCACGCGCAAGAACTCGCTGGAACAGCTGTCGACCCTTGGTGACAACGATATCCTGATCAAGCCGGACCTCACCGGCATCGGCATGCTCGACTTCGAAGAAACCGAGGTGATTTTTCAGCGCGGCTACGACGCTGCCATGGCCATGCGCAACCAACTCCTACCCTTGGCTGTGTCCGATGCTGCCTGGGCAGACTACCTGGCACATCGAACCATTCCCTCTGCAACAGAACCGATGGTTGCCAGGATCGACATCGAGAACAACAGCAATGTCAGCGACGACCTGATACGCGCACGCCTGCATCAGCAAACCGACGCAGCACTGGACCGAGACCAGCTGGGTGAGGATATCGAAGAAATCTATGCACTGGGCCACTGGGAGATTATCGACTACGAGGTGATGCGGGAGCCGGAAGGGGATGTACTGGCCATTGATGCCCGTGCCAAATCCTGGGGTGACGACCAGCTCAAGCTCGGTATGAACCTGGCGAGCGACCTCGAGGGTGGCAGCGAAATAAACCTCGGCACCAGCTACCGCTGGACCGGCCTCACCGACCTGGGCGGAGAGCTTTACGCCCGCGGTCAGGTGGGTGACACGATCTTGTTCGGCGCCCAGTTCTACCAACCGCTGGATGTCATGTCGCGTTTTTTTGTGGTCCCTGAGATAAACTACCGGGACCACGATGCCACGACACTCGGGCCGGAATACGATCCTAATGAAGTCGTTGGCACCTGGCGCGTGCGGCGCCTTAGCGCCCAGCTCGATACTGGCGTCAACCTGTTCGACAGCATTCAGGGACGGCTGGGGGTTTTCCGCAACCGGGGCGATAACGCTTCCGACAAGGAAGTGTCCGGCCAGTTGCCCGAGGGATCGTTCGATGAAGGCGGAGTGATTGCCAGCATCCGCTACGACAACATGGACAACGTGTTCTTCCCCACCCAGGGGCAGTTCCTGTACGCCGACTACCAGGCATACAGTAAGGACCTCGGCTCGGACGCAAACTATGAGCGCTGGGAGGCACTGGGCCAGGCGGCCTTCACCCACCGCAGACACACCATGATTCTGACGGGCAAAACCGGCCAATCACTGGATGCGCCCAATCAGCCCAATAATTACTTCCAGTTGGGCGGCCTGTTCAACCTCTCCGGTCTCACCCAGAACTACTTCTCGGGGCGGCAGATGGCCTTTGCCATGGCACAGTACCAGTATCGTCTGTCTGAGCGTTCGGTACTGCCCTTTGATATGCCCGCTTACGTCGGCGCATCGATCGAGGGCGGACAACTCTGGTCAGAACGCTCGGAGGTAAGCAGTGGTGACTTCCAGAACGCGGGCAGCGTTTATGTGGCCCTGGACTCACCGATCGGGCCGATCTACCTGGCCTATGGTCGGACTGAAGACAGTCTCGATGCCCTGTATGTGTCACTGGGCTGGCCGTTCCTGACCAATATGCATCGGCTCGGTCGGTGA
- the dksA gene encoding RNA polymerase-binding protein DksA gives MAEKSQGSRKSTTNGTDMLVYGVTPYKPKRKEEYMSDAQLAHFRTILENWKQELMQEVDRTIHHLRHEAGNLPDANDRASLEADFGLELKARDRERKLVRKIDMALERIAQGTYGFCEKTGEEIGLGRLEARPIATMSVEAQERYETTERHYGSR, from the coding sequence ATGGCTGAGAAGTCCCAGGGATCTCGCAAAAGCACTACCAATGGAACCGACATGCTTGTGTATGGAGTTACGCCCTACAAACCTAAGCGCAAAGAAGAATATATGAGCGACGCACAGCTCGCCCACTTCCGGACCATTCTTGAGAATTGGAAACAGGAACTCATGCAAGAGGTGGATCGCACAATTCACCACCTGCGTCATGAAGCCGGAAACTTACCGGATGCCAACGACAGGGCCAGCCTCGAAGCAGACTTTGGGTTGGAGTTGAAGGCTCGTGATCGCGAACGAAAATTGGTTCGTAAAATTGACATGGCGCTCGAGCGTATCGCCCAGGGCACCTATGGTTTTTGCGAAAAAACAGGTGAAGAGATTGGACTTGGCAGGCTGGAAGCGCGGCCTATAGCAACGATGTCTGTTGAGGCTCAGGAACGTTATGAGACAACCGAGCGTCATTACGGTAGTCGCTAA
- a CDS encoding VOC family protein, with amino-acid sequence MIGYVTIGVNDMDKAKAFYTELLADLGATVLMDIGRIAFIGSGMDAPMLSVCIPYDENDPQPGNGNMVAITAPSKEKADELYHKAIALGGSCEGEPGQRIPDMFYGAYVRDPDGNKLVFYVFG; translated from the coding sequence ATGATTGGTTACGTAACCATTGGCGTTAACGACATGGACAAGGCCAAGGCCTTTTACACCGAACTGCTGGCTGATCTTGGTGCCACTGTGTTGATGGACATTGGCCGGATTGCGTTTATCGGTTCAGGTATGGATGCACCCATGCTGTCGGTGTGTATTCCCTACGACGAGAATGATCCGCAGCCGGGCAATGGCAACATGGTGGCGATTACTGCGCCCAGCAAGGAGAAGGCCGACGAGCTCTACCACAAGGCGATCGCCCTGGGTGGTAGCTGTGAGGGTGAGCCCGGGCAGCGTATCCCCGACATGTTTTACGGCGCCTATGTGCGCGACCCCGACGGCAACAAGCTGGTCTTCTACGTCTTTGGCTAA
- the tyrS gene encoding tyrosine--tRNA ligase, with product MSSALLDDLRARGLIFQIAGEDALADWLDGGSRTLYCGFDPTADSLHIGSLVPLLMLRRFQQAGHKPLALVGGATGLIGDPSFKAAERQLNTPDVVGGWVEKLKQQVSQFIDFKAGDASAEVVNNLDWTADVDVLTFLRDVGKHFSVNAMIQKESVKQRIEREGSGISFTEFTYMILQSYDFAELNKRHGCSLQIGGSDQWGNITGGIDLTRRMHGEQVFGLTMPLITKSDGTKFGKTESGTIWLSANKTSPYAFYQFWLGCADADVYRFLKYFTFLDVAEIDALEKADAERQGRPEAQSVLAREATRLVHGDEGLAAAERITESLFSGSIEGLSESDLDQLRLDGLPSSAVARSEFPETVTQLLTEAGMASSGKQVKDALGRNAVLVNNQAIGWEQNADVAACFTPDAALFGRYYLVKLGKKKYHLFEIA from the coding sequence ATGAGTAGTGCACTGCTTGACGATCTCCGCGCTCGCGGATTGATATTCCAGATTGCCGGTGAGGACGCCCTCGCCGACTGGTTAGATGGCGGATCGCGCACCCTTTATTGTGGCTTTGATCCCACGGCAGACAGCCTGCATATCGGTTCGCTGGTGCCGCTGCTGATGCTGCGCCGCTTCCAGCAGGCCGGTCACAAGCCCCTGGCCCTGGTCGGTGGTGCCACTGGTCTCATCGGTGACCCGAGCTTCAAGGCGGCAGAGCGCCAGCTCAATACGCCCGATGTTGTGGGCGGTTGGGTCGAAAAGCTCAAGCAGCAGGTGTCCCAGTTTATCGACTTTAAGGCGGGCGATGCCTCCGCGGAAGTGGTTAACAACCTCGATTGGACGGCGGATGTGGATGTGCTCACCTTCCTGCGTGATGTGGGCAAGCACTTCTCGGTGAATGCCATGATCCAGAAAGAGTCGGTGAAGCAGCGCATTGAGCGTGAGGGCAGTGGCATTAGCTTCACTGAATTCACCTATATGATTTTGCAGTCCTACGACTTTGCCGAGCTGAACAAGCGCCACGGTTGTTCCCTGCAGATTGGCGGCTCCGACCAGTGGGGTAATATCACCGGTGGTATCGACCTGACCCGGCGCATGCATGGCGAGCAGGTATTCGGTCTGACCATGCCACTGATAACCAAGTCTGATGGCACCAAGTTCGGAAAGACCGAGTCTGGCACCATCTGGCTCTCTGCGAACAAGACCTCGCCCTATGCCTTCTACCAGTTCTGGTTGGGCTGTGCTGATGCCGATGTCTACCGGTTCCTGAAATACTTTACCTTCCTCGATGTTGCCGAGATCGATGCGCTTGAAAAGGCCGATGCAGAGCGCCAGGGCAGGCCCGAGGCGCAAAGCGTGTTGGCCCGTGAGGCTACCCGCCTCGTGCATGGTGATGAGGGGCTGGCAGCAGCCGAGCGAATTACCGAGAGCCTGTTCAGTGGCTCGATTGAGGGGCTGTCCGAGAGCGATCTCGACCAGTTGCGTCTCGATGGGCTGCCTTCCAGTGCTGTAGCGCGCAGTGAGTTTCCTGAGACCGTGACCCAGTTGCTTACGGAGGCTGGCATGGCATCCTCAGGTAAGCAGGTGAAAGACGCGCTGGGCCGCAATGCGGTACTGGTAAACAATCAGGCGATTGGCTGGGAGCAAAATGCCGATGTGGCAGCGTGCTTTACCCCTGATGCAGCCCTGTTTGGGCGTTACTACCTGGTTAAGCTGGGTAAGAAGAAGTATCACCTGTTCGAAATTGCCTGA
- a CDS encoding anhydro-N-acetylmuramic acid kinase translates to MAEGLYLGLMSGTSMDAIDAAIVACSEQGTRLIHTHEEAIPAGLREQIHTLSHSGNDEIEQLGRLDRALGQLFARAATQLLTDANIAAGDIRAIGSHGQTLRHRPPSAGHGEYAFTLQAGDPNTIAELTGITTVADFRRRDMAAGGEGAPLAPAFHALAFGAAETQRAIVNIGGIANVSLLDGTRLEAGFDTGPGNTLMDHWHQRHRDGHFDRDGAWAAQGQAQETLLEGLLAHEYFQLKGARSTGKEAFNLAWLDSQLEGHSGTTPVDVQASLCEFTARTIAVAITGEQPATTEVYLCGGGAHNAELRRRLAEHLPNARVTDTSALGIDPDWVEAALFGWLAYRTLNHQSGNAAQVTGAQGERILGGIYPAG, encoded by the coding sequence GTGGCCGAAGGGCTTTACCTGGGGCTGATGTCGGGCACCAGTATGGATGCCATAGACGCCGCCATCGTGGCGTGCAGCGAACAGGGTACCCGCCTGATTCACACCCATGAAGAAGCCATTCCCGCCGGGCTGCGGGAGCAGATTCACACCCTCAGCCACAGCGGCAACGACGAGATAGAGCAGCTAGGCCGGCTCGACCGGGCCCTGGGCCAGCTGTTTGCCCGGGCTGCGACACAATTACTGACCGACGCCAATATCGCTGCCGGCGACATCAGGGCTATCGGCAGCCACGGCCAGACCCTGCGCCATCGGCCGCCATCTGCGGGCCACGGTGAATACGCGTTTACGCTACAAGCAGGCGACCCAAATACGATTGCCGAACTTACGGGAATCACCACCGTGGCCGATTTTCGGCGCCGGGATATGGCCGCCGGCGGCGAGGGCGCCCCGCTGGCGCCCGCTTTTCACGCGCTCGCCTTCGGCGCAGCTGAAACACAGCGGGCGATCGTAAATATCGGCGGCATCGCCAATGTCAGCCTGCTCGACGGCACCCGATTGGAGGCCGGCTTTGACACCGGGCCGGGCAACACCTTGATGGATCACTGGCACCAGCGTCACCGCGATGGCCACTTCGATCGCGACGGCGCCTGGGCGGCCCAGGGGCAGGCTCAGGAGACACTGCTCGAAGGCCTGTTAGCGCACGAGTATTTCCAGCTAAAGGGTGCACGTAGCACAGGGAAAGAGGCGTTTAACCTGGCGTGGCTGGACAGCCAATTAGAGGGACATTCCGGGACAACACCGGTCGATGTGCAAGCCAGCTTATGTGAATTTACGGCGCGTACCATTGCCGTGGCGATTACCGGGGAACAACCCGCCACCACCGAGGTGTATCTCTGCGGCGGCGGCGCCCATAACGCCGAGTTGCGCCGGCGCCTTGCCGAGCACTTACCCAACGCGCGGGTCACTGACACCTCGGCTCTAGGCATTGATCCGGATTGGGTGGAAGCCGCGCTGTTTGGATGGCTGGCGTATCGCACCCTCAATCACCAGAGCGGCAACGCCGCGCAGGTCACCGGTGCACAGGGGGAGCGGATTCTGGGAGGAATATACCCGGCCGGCTGA
- the sdhD gene encoding succinate dehydrogenase, hydrophobic membrane anchor protein, producing the protein MGVNEWIFQRVSNLLIIAFGLWLIATVISSGGFTQEALAGLLGSTVFRVWAMVTLLFAGLNSVLAGWQIAGDYAEKFGINHGLMVWGTAIVSAAYVVIGAMLLF; encoded by the coding sequence ATGGGCGTAAATGAGTGGATTTTCCAGCGCGTCAGCAACCTGCTGATTATCGCATTCGGTCTGTGGCTGATTGCCACTGTTATTAGCAGCGGCGGTTTCACCCAGGAAGCGCTTGCTGGCCTGCTTGGCTCCACAGTATTCCGCGTGTGGGCCATGGTGACGCTGTTGTTTGCTGGTCTGAATTCCGTGCTGGCAGGTTGGCAGATTGCCGGTGATTACGCTGAGAAGTTTGGCATTAACCACGGCCTGATGGTGTGGGGTACTGCCATTGTCAGCGCAGCTTACGTCGTGATTGGAGCGATGCTGCTGTTTTAA
- a CDS encoding SDR family NAD(P)-dependent oxidoreductase — translation MTKRVVITGATSGLGKATALAQAGAGARLVICSENSAALEATLSEMGGDSDRLCGLVFDVTDPDMVESLAKREGRIINLTGRGENGPVKDAALQRKQILGADSYPVSSQRGK, via the coding sequence ATGACAAAACGAGTGGTAATCACCGGAGCGACCAGTGGTCTGGGCAAAGCAACCGCACTGGCCCAGGCCGGCGCAGGCGCAAGGCTGGTGATATGTTCCGAAAATTCCGCGGCCCTGGAAGCCACTCTCAGTGAAATGGGTGGCGATAGCGATCGCTTATGCGGACTGGTCTTCGATGTCACCGACCCGGACATGGTTGAGTCACTCGCCAAGCGCGAGGGGCGCATTATCAATCTCACTGGCCGCGGCGAGAACGGGCCGGTGAAAGACGCTGCTTTACAGCGCAAGCAAATCCTGGGTGCGGACTCTTACCCTGTCTCTAGCCAAAGAGGAAAGTGA
- a CDS encoding DUF6776 family protein — MVSVRDKQRRYRRLQVIVATLALAVVLLAGFYLGQRAAYSGMGLDPATYQALGEEVPVLRADVARLEGELDVQEARHEMDQQALELVRQEIAAQKEHIATLEEGLRFYKSLMAPGEIAQGLSLRSPELVALEREGQYAYRMVVQQETLKHSLLKGYLRVEVEGQLDGEPVTIPLAELSPDVDSDRINLRFRYFQSIEGQLTLPEGFVPSQLRLAATATSPRKAEVTELFLWQVQARFTRVGK, encoded by the coding sequence GTGGTCAGCGTACGGGACAAGCAGCGCCGCTATCGCCGACTGCAGGTGATTGTGGCCACGCTCGCCCTGGCCGTGGTGCTGCTGGCGGGCTTTTATCTTGGTCAACGTGCCGCCTACAGCGGCATGGGGTTGGACCCGGCAACGTATCAGGCTCTCGGTGAAGAGGTGCCGGTTCTGCGTGCCGACGTGGCCCGCCTGGAGGGTGAGCTGGATGTGCAGGAAGCTCGCCATGAAATGGACCAGCAGGCGCTCGAACTGGTGCGTCAGGAAATTGCGGCCCAGAAAGAGCACATCGCCACCCTCGAAGAAGGCCTGAGATTTTACAAAAGTCTGATGGCCCCCGGAGAGATAGCCCAGGGTCTGAGCCTGCGCTCACCGGAACTGGTGGCCCTGGAGCGCGAGGGCCAGTATGCCTATCGTATGGTGGTTCAACAGGAGACGCTCAAGCACTCCCTGCTCAAGGGCTATCTGAGGGTCGAAGTAGAGGGGCAGCTCGACGGCGAGCCGGTGACCATTCCGCTGGCTGAATTGAGCCCGGACGTGGACTCGGACCGAATCAATCTTCGCTTTCGCTATTTTCAATCGATAGAAGGCCAGCTGACCCTGCCTGAAGGTTTTGTTCCCAGCCAGCTGCGCCTCGCCGCGACGGCCACCTCACCGCGCAAAGCGGAAGTGACCGAACTCTTCCTCTGGCAAGTCCAGGCGCGCTTCACCCGCGTCGGTAAATAG
- the sdhC gene encoding succinate dehydrogenase, cytochrome b556 subunit — protein MTDSRPVDRPVNLDLATMKFPITATASILHRVSAVVIWVGFAFALYLLWTIQASPEGYASVAAMFADSFLAKFFAWGFLTALGYYCMGGLKHIIQEMGYFEEFESGQKISWLAIGLGIVLSVVMGVVIWA, from the coding sequence ATGACTGATTCTCGCCCTGTTGACCGCCCGGTCAATCTTGATCTGGCGACTATGAAATTCCCCATTACGGCCACTGCGTCGATCCTGCACCGGGTCAGCGCCGTCGTCATCTGGGTGGGTTTCGCATTTGCGCTCTACCTGCTCTGGACCATCCAGGCTTCACCCGAAGGCTATGCATCCGTGGCCGCCATGTTTGCAGACAGTTTCCTCGCCAAGTTTTTTGCCTGGGGTTTCCTGACAGCACTGGGCTACTACTGCATGGGTGGCTTGAAGCACATCATCCAGGAAATGGGCTATTTCGAAGAATTTGAAAGCGGCCAGAAAATCTCCTGGCTGGCGATTGGCCTCGGCATCGTACTGAGCGTGGTAATGGGAGTCGTGATATGGGCGTAA
- a CDS encoding peptidoglycan DD-metalloendopeptidase family protein: protein MSGAKRPRGATAIREPKAPLSRWALPTVKVKRNHLTLGLAVAGCLAIGLGLSGNDESAPESQDVATLEPVTPPEIASPEVAPAPPAPALPAEAPWVEDTVRSGDNLSLIFERAGYTKRDVHRVVTEPEHGKGLARIHPGQTIAFQAGNNGELAGVKHVKSRLETVLYRLDGDTYTSEILEREPEVVRSTASGVITSSLFMAGQEAGLSQTTIMEMANIFGGVIDFVGDPRKGDTMNLVFEEHLLDGTKFDDGDIIAASYNNQGKMFTAYRYVDVHGETGYYNADGVSMRKAFLLAPVDFTRISSNFNPARIHPIYKTARPHRGTDYAAPTGTPVYAAGDGRVVKAGYSKANGNYVFIQHGEQFETKYLHLHKRHAKKGQRVSQGQVIGTVGMTGAATGPHLHYEFLMNGVHRNPRTIHKKLPKAKSLPTDELPRFKAAIEPIAQQLAQLQTATDTQLALAAAEADDRG, encoded by the coding sequence ATGTCAGGAGCGAAGCGGCCACGGGGCGCCACTGCAATTCGCGAACCCAAAGCACCCCTGTCGCGGTGGGCACTGCCGACCGTCAAAGTTAAGCGCAACCACCTGACACTGGGGCTGGCGGTAGCCGGTTGTCTGGCTATTGGCCTTGGCCTGAGCGGCAACGACGAATCCGCGCCCGAATCGCAGGACGTCGCCACCCTAGAGCCAGTTACGCCACCTGAAATTGCCTCGCCAGAAGTTGCGCCTGCCCCGCCCGCACCGGCACTGCCCGCAGAAGCACCCTGGGTGGAAGATACAGTGCGCAGCGGCGACAACCTGTCGCTGATTTTTGAACGCGCCGGCTATACCAAGCGCGACGTCCACCGGGTTGTTACTGAACCAGAGCACGGCAAGGGCCTGGCCAGGATCCACCCCGGCCAGACGATCGCCTTCCAGGCCGGTAACAACGGCGAGCTGGCCGGCGTCAAGCACGTTAAATCCCGCCTCGAGACCGTGCTGTATCGCCTCGATGGCGACACCTATACCAGCGAGATCCTCGAACGCGAACCAGAGGTGGTGCGCTCAACCGCTTCCGGCGTCATTACCTCGTCACTGTTTATGGCAGGTCAGGAAGCCGGGCTGTCGCAAACCACGATCATGGAAATGGCCAATATCTTCGGCGGTGTCATCGATTTTGTCGGCGATCCACGTAAGGGCGATACGATGAACCTGGTGTTTGAGGAACACCTGCTCGATGGTACCAAGTTCGACGACGGCGACATTATTGCTGCCTCTTACAATAACCAGGGCAAAATGTTCACGGCCTATCGCTACGTGGATGTCCACGGCGAAACCGGCTACTACAACGCCGACGGGGTTAGCATGCGCAAGGCCTTCCTGCTGGCCCCCGTGGATTTCACCCGCATCAGCTCCAACTTCAATCCGGCCCGGATACACCCGATCTACAAAACTGCCAGACCCCACCGAGGTACTGACTATGCCGCCCCCACGGGCACCCCGGTTTATGCCGCGGGCGATGGCCGGGTAGTGAAGGCAGGCTACAGCAAAGCCAACGGCAACTACGTTTTTATCCAGCACGGCGAGCAGTTTGAAACCAAGTACCTGCACCTGCACAAGCGACATGCCAAAAAGGGCCAGCGCGTCAGCCAGGGGCAGGTCATCGGCACCGTGGGCATGACGGGTGCCGCCACCGGGCCACACCTGCACTATGAGTTCCTGATGAACGGCGTGCATCGCAATCCGCGCACCATCCACAAAAAGCTGCCCAAGGCGAAATCCCTGCCCACGGACGAGTTGCCGCGCTTCAAAGCCGCCATCGAGCCAATCGCCCAGCAATTGGCGCAATTGCAGACCGCTACAGACACTCAACTGGCCCTCGCCGCGGCCGAAGCCGACGACCGGGGCTGA
- the erpA gene encoding iron-sulfur cluster insertion protein ErpA has product MSVAASFNPTSINLTSNAVQKVQQLVAEEENTALKLRVYITGGGCSGFQYGFSFDEDVAEDDTAITEEGVTLLVDPMSFQYLVGSTVDYTEGLEGSRFIIENPNATTTCGCGASFSI; this is encoded by the coding sequence ATGTCTGTAGCAGCTTCATTCAATCCAACCAGTATCAATCTCACTTCAAATGCCGTGCAGAAGGTACAGCAATTGGTGGCCGAGGAAGAGAACACCGCACTCAAATTGCGGGTGTATATCACCGGTGGCGGCTGCTCCGGTTTCCAGTATGGATTCTCCTTTGATGAGGACGTTGCCGAGGACGATACTGCGATCACTGAGGAAGGTGTAACCCTGCTGGTGGATCCCATGAGCTTCCAGTACCTGGTGGGTTCCACGGTTGATTACACCGAGGGCCTGGAAGGTTCGCGCTTTATTATCGAAAACCCCAACGCCACCACCACCTGTGGTTGCGGCGCATCGTTCTCCATCTAG
- a CDS encoding bactofilin family protein, giving the protein MWGSKKGKFGSASGTTLVARDTTIVGDVHFSGCLEIEGIVQGNLVADEGSSGEVSVAENGRVEGEIRAPVVVIDGTVEGDVFSTERLELASRGRVLGNVHYAMLEMAAGSEVNGSLTHSDAVSTPAAKQPDPFIEVTEMGADGVVQAVPSKAAKS; this is encoded by the coding sequence ATGTGGGGAAGTAAGAAGGGAAAGTTTGGTTCAGCGTCGGGCACCACGCTCGTGGCGCGGGACACAACCATTGTGGGAGATGTCCATTTCAGCGGTTGTCTGGAAATAGAAGGCATAGTTCAGGGCAATCTGGTGGCCGACGAGGGCAGTAGTGGCGAAGTCAGCGTGGCTGAAAACGGCCGCGTCGAAGGGGAAATTCGCGCACCGGTAGTGGTTATTGACGGCACCGTTGAGGGTGACGTCTTCTCCACCGAACGATTGGAGCTGGCGTCCCGTGGCAGAGTGCTGGGCAACGTTCATTATGCGATGCTGGAGATGGCGGCAGGCTCGGAGGTTAACGGTAGCCTGACCCACTCGGATGCAGTGTCGACCCCCGCTGCTAAACAGCCCGATCCCTTTATCGAGGTGACCGAAATGGGCGCTGATGGTGTGGTCCAGGCGGTGCCGTCGAAAGCGGCGAAAAGTTGA
- a CDS encoding 2OG-Fe(II) oxygenase, with product MTLFLTDPNDYDGGELCFESGSGDFRFKLKPRSIIAYPSTTLHRVMPVTRGERIVVVGWIHSLVRDAGVREMLYDLSQVRNGIFKRNGKCREFDLSSKTYTNLLRQYAEP from the coding sequence ATGACCCTGTTTCTAACCGATCCCAACGACTACGATGGCGGCGAGTTGTGCTTTGAATCTGGCAGCGGCGACTTCCGCTTCAAACTCAAGCCGCGCTCCATTATTGCCTACCCTTCAACCACGCTGCATCGGGTTATGCCGGTGACCCGCGGCGAGCGGATTGTGGTGGTGGGCTGGATTCACAGCCTGGTACGCGACGCGGGCGTCCGCGAAATGCTGTACGACCTCAGCCAGGTGCGCAATGGCATCTTCAAGCGCAACGGCAAGTGTCGCGAGTTTGATCTGAGCTCTAAAACCTATACCAACCTGCTGCGCCAGTACGCCGAACCCTGA
- a CDS encoding DsrE family protein, producing MNHARQCLFVLLGFFLAVQSLAQGGSDEAVRYVAEIELQTEADLGEILGRADSLFAAGELTQEQGAPLTIVLHGPVLRSLLRDNYLQSKAVVDQAASLSALGIVEFKACRSWMGKNGVDETGLQPFVETVFYGAGEVQRLIREQGYLVF from the coding sequence ATGAATCACGCCCGGCAGTGCCTGTTTGTACTGCTGGGCTTTTTTTTGGCCGTGCAATCGCTCGCCCAGGGGGGCAGCGATGAGGCGGTGCGTTATGTGGCCGAGATTGAGTTGCAAACCGAGGCCGATCTGGGCGAAATTCTCGGCCGGGCCGACTCCTTGTTCGCCGCCGGTGAATTGACCCAGGAGCAGGGCGCGCCACTGACCATTGTTTTGCACGGGCCGGTGCTGCGCAGCCTGTTGCGTGATAACTACCTGCAGAGTAAGGCGGTGGTGGATCAGGCGGCGAGTCTGAGCGCGCTGGGTATTGTTGAATTCAAGGCTTGCCGCTCCTGGATGGGCAAGAACGGCGTCGATGAAACAGGTCTGCAGCCCTTTGTTGAAACTGTCTTTTATGGCGCTGGTGAAGTCCAGCGGCTGATTCGCGAGCAGGGCTACCTGGTCTTCTAA